A single genomic interval of Deinococcus fonticola harbors:
- the nagA gene encoding N-acetylglucosamine-6-phosphate deacetylase, translating to MAQILEGQLVLPDGTVRGGQLEFTGTITRIELDDRSGGPLILPGFIDTHVHGGGGGDTMDGVEGLHTLARLHARHGTTTLLPTTMTNPWPNVLNALQAVKEVMDAGGVPGGADIAGAHLEGPFISPQRLGAQPPCTVLSTPERVAQVLAFGVIRALTIAPEQKHAFEAAETFARAGVRVGVGHTVADANTVSRFLNHVQQAGGHTCATHLFNAMGGIQGREPGVPAALMSDPHTFLEVILDLVHVHPTSFRLACAAAPDRTLLITDAMRAAGMGDGLSELGGQAVIVKNGEAHLESGSLAGSVLTMDVAFRNAVQAGFTVAQASRMASAVPAASTGLTDRGELRGGLRADLVLLDEKLNVQGVMVGGQALSLA from the coding sequence ATGGCGCAGATTCTGGAAGGGCAACTGGTCTTGCCGGACGGCACGGTTCGCGGCGGACAGCTGGAATTCACGGGCACCATCACACGAATAGAACTGGATGACCGTTCCGGTGGGCCGCTTATTCTGCCGGGGTTCATCGACACGCACGTCCACGGCGGGGGCGGCGGGGACACCATGGACGGCGTGGAGGGCCTGCACACCCTGGCGCGGCTACACGCGCGCCACGGCACCACGACGCTGCTGCCGACCACCATGACCAACCCCTGGCCAAATGTTCTGAACGCCCTGCAAGCTGTAAAAGAGGTGATGGACGCGGGCGGTGTTCCGGGTGGGGCCGACATTGCCGGGGCACACCTGGAAGGGCCGTTCATCAGCCCGCAGCGCCTGGGAGCGCAACCGCCCTGCACCGTGTTGTCCACCCCCGAGCGCGTGGCGCAGGTGCTGGCGTTCGGCGTGATTCGCGCCCTGACCATCGCCCCGGAGCAGAAACACGCTTTTGAAGCGGCCGAGACCTTTGCCAGGGCGGGTGTGCGTGTGGGCGTCGGTCACACCGTCGCGGACGCCAACACCGTGAGCAGGTTCCTGAACCACGTTCAGCAGGCCGGGGGCCACACCTGCGCCACGCACCTGTTCAACGCCATGGGCGGCATTCAGGGCCGTGAACCCGGCGTGCCCGCCGCCCTGATGAGCGACCCGCACACTTTTCTGGAAGTCATTCTGGATCTGGTGCACGTACACCCCACCAGCTTCAGGCTGGCCTGCGCCGCCGCGCCAGACCGCACGCTGCTGATCACGGACGCCATGCGGGCCGCCGGGATGGGCGACGGCCTCAGCGAACTGGGCGGGCAGGCCGTCATCGTAAAGAACGGTGAAGCCCACCTGGAGAGCGGTTCGCTGGCGGGAAGCGTACTGACCATGGATGTGGCCTTCCGGAATGCCGTGCAGGCCGGCTTTACGGTCGCGCAGGCCAGCCGCATGGCCAGTGCCGTTCCCGCCGCCTCCACCGGCCTGACTGACCGCGGCGAACTGCGTGGGGGGCTGCGGGCCGACCTGGTTCTGCTGGATGAAAAACTGAACGTGCAGGGCGTCATGGTCGGCGGACAGGCCCTTTCCCTGGCTTAA